From the Salmo trutta chromosome 2, fSalTru1.1, whole genome shotgun sequence genome, one window contains:
- the LOC115150846 gene encoding protein phosphatase 1 regulatory subunit 42 isoform X2 translates to MVRLNMDLIAKSSNHFKNKRSYSLPTYLKKLTHLNFSNRNIEDIGYLLCLLQDDLSMCRNLTVLYLYDNQISQICNLGFASNLTHLYMQNNNITHIDNLSSLQKLSKLYLGGNSITVVERLEELGELKELHMEGQRLPSGEKLLFDPRTLLSLAESLGVLNINKNNIDDVRDLAILKKLTHFFAADNQLQDMQDLELVFSQWPQLHRMDLSGNPVCHKPKYRDRLITVCKCLNELDGKEINELSRQFLINWKASKDAKKKLKDERIMTGQITDPFTDFHMGPHPSSKYNYANILGKRNPPGCGRPSRKVRSEHSQLDSAAMRPRNVKIPVSAGLLSDVADNAKVCGL, encoded by the exons ATGGTCCGCCTCAACATGGATCTGATTGCCAAATCCAGCAACCATTTCAAAAACAAGAGAAGTTACTCCCTCCCAACGTACCTCAAGAAACTCACTCACCTGAACTTCTCCAACAGGAACATAGAGGACATT ggatatctactttgtttgtTGCAGGACGATCTCTCCATGTGCAGAAACCTCACAGTCCTCTATCTGTACGACAATCAGATTAGCCAGATCTGCAACCTGGGTTTTGCCTCCAACCTCACTCACCTATACATGCAGAACAACAACATCACTCATATAGATAACCTCTCCAGCCTGCAGAAGCTCTCCAAACT GTACCTGGGGGGAAACAGCATCACGGTGGTGGAGAGGTTAGAGGAGCTGGGGGAGCTAAAGGAGCTCCACATGGAGGGCCAGAGACTCCCCAGTGGAGAGAAGCTGCTCTTTGACCCCAGgactctcctctccctcgct GAATCTCTAGGTGTCTTGAATATCAATAAGAACAACATAGATGATGTCAGAGATCTCGCCATTCTAAAGAAACTCACACATTTCTTTGCTGCTGACAACCAGCTACAGGACATGCAG GACTTAGAGTTGGTGTTCAGCCAATGGCCTCAGCTGCATCGAATGGATTTGAGTGGAAATCCTGTGTGCCACAAACCCAAGTACAGAGACAGGCTGATAACTGTGTGCAAATGCCTGA ACGAACTTGATGGGAAGGAAATTAATGAGTTGTCCAGGCAGTTCCTGATTAACTGGAAAGCGTCGAAAGACGCCAAGAAAAAACTGAAAGATGAAAGAATTATGACCGGCCAGATCACAGATCCCTTTACTG ACTTCCACATGGGCCCCCATCCTTCATCCAAATATAACTACGCCAACATCCTGGGAAAGAGGAATCCTCCGGGGTGTGGGAGACCCAGCAGGAAGGTCCGCTCAGAACACTCACAACTGGACAGCGCAGCAATGAG gCCACGGAATGTGAAGATCCCAGTGAGTGCGGGGCTGCTTAGTGATGTGGCCGACAATGCTAAAGTCTGCGGCCTGTGA
- the LOC115150846 gene encoding protein phosphatase 1 regulatory subunit 42 isoform X3, with protein MVRLNMDLIAKSSNHFKNKRSYSLPTYLKKLTHLNFSNRNIEDIDDLSMCRNLTVLYLYDNQISQICNLGFASNLTHLYMQNNNITHIDNLSSLQKLSKLYLGGNSITVVERLEELGELKELHMEGQRLPSGEKLLFDPRTLLSLAESLGVLNINKNNIDDVRDLAILKKLTHFFAADNQLQDMQDLELVFSQWPQLHRMDLSGNPVCHKPKYRDRLITVCKCLNELDGKEINELSRQFLINWKASKDAKKKLKDERIMTGQITDPFTADFHMGPHPSSKYNYANILGKRNPPGCGRPSRKVRSEHSQLDSAAMRPRNVKIPVSAGLLSDVADNAKVCGL; from the exons ATGGTCCGCCTCAACATGGATCTGATTGCCAAATCCAGCAACCATTTCAAAAACAAGAGAAGTTACTCCCTCCCAACGTACCTCAAGAAACTCACTCACCTGAACTTCTCCAACAGGAACATAGAGGACATT GACGATCTCTCCATGTGCAGAAACCTCACAGTCCTCTATCTGTACGACAATCAGATTAGCCAGATCTGCAACCTGGGTTTTGCCTCCAACCTCACTCACCTATACATGCAGAACAACAACATCACTCATATAGATAACCTCTCCAGCCTGCAGAAGCTCTCCAAACT GTACCTGGGGGGAAACAGCATCACGGTGGTGGAGAGGTTAGAGGAGCTGGGGGAGCTAAAGGAGCTCCACATGGAGGGCCAGAGACTCCCCAGTGGAGAGAAGCTGCTCTTTGACCCCAGgactctcctctccctcgct GAATCTCTAGGTGTCTTGAATATCAATAAGAACAACATAGATGATGTCAGAGATCTCGCCATTCTAAAGAAACTCACACATTTCTTTGCTGCTGACAACCAGCTACAGGACATGCAG GACTTAGAGTTGGTGTTCAGCCAATGGCCTCAGCTGCATCGAATGGATTTGAGTGGAAATCCTGTGTGCCACAAACCCAAGTACAGAGACAGGCTGATAACTGTGTGCAAATGCCTGA ACGAACTTGATGGGAAGGAAATTAATGAGTTGTCCAGGCAGTTCCTGATTAACTGGAAAGCGTCGAAAGACGCCAAGAAAAAACTGAAAGATGAAAGAATTATGACCGGCCAGATCACAGATCCCTTTACTG CAGACTTCCACATGGGCCCCCATCCTTCATCCAAATATAACTACGCCAACATCCTGGGAAAGAGGAATCCTCCGGGGTGTGGGAGACCCAGCAGGAAGGTCCGCTCAGAACACTCACAACTGGACAGCGCAGCAATGAG gCCACGGAATGTGAAGATCCCAGTGAGTGCGGGGCTGCTTAGTGATGTGGCCGACAATGCTAAAGTCTGCGGCCTGTGA
- the LOC115150846 gene encoding protein phosphatase 1 regulatory subunit 42 isoform X1: MVRLNMDLIAKSSNHFKNKRSYSLPTYLKKLTHLNFSNRNIEDIGYLLCLLQDDLSMCRNLTVLYLYDNQISQICNLGFASNLTHLYMQNNNITHIDNLSSLQKLSKLYLGGNSITVVERLEELGELKELHMEGQRLPSGEKLLFDPRTLLSLAESLGVLNINKNNIDDVRDLAILKKLTHFFAADNQLQDMQDLELVFSQWPQLHRMDLSGNPVCHKPKYRDRLITVCKCLNELDGKEINELSRQFLINWKASKDAKKKLKDERIMTGQITDPFTADFHMGPHPSSKYNYANILGKRNPPGCGRPSRKVRSEHSQLDSAAMRPRNVKIPVSAGLLSDVADNAKVCGL; the protein is encoded by the exons ATGGTCCGCCTCAACATGGATCTGATTGCCAAATCCAGCAACCATTTCAAAAACAAGAGAAGTTACTCCCTCCCAACGTACCTCAAGAAACTCACTCACCTGAACTTCTCCAACAGGAACATAGAGGACATT ggatatctactttgtttgtTGCAGGACGATCTCTCCATGTGCAGAAACCTCACAGTCCTCTATCTGTACGACAATCAGATTAGCCAGATCTGCAACCTGGGTTTTGCCTCCAACCTCACTCACCTATACATGCAGAACAACAACATCACTCATATAGATAACCTCTCCAGCCTGCAGAAGCTCTCCAAACT GTACCTGGGGGGAAACAGCATCACGGTGGTGGAGAGGTTAGAGGAGCTGGGGGAGCTAAAGGAGCTCCACATGGAGGGCCAGAGACTCCCCAGTGGAGAGAAGCTGCTCTTTGACCCCAGgactctcctctccctcgct GAATCTCTAGGTGTCTTGAATATCAATAAGAACAACATAGATGATGTCAGAGATCTCGCCATTCTAAAGAAACTCACACATTTCTTTGCTGCTGACAACCAGCTACAGGACATGCAG GACTTAGAGTTGGTGTTCAGCCAATGGCCTCAGCTGCATCGAATGGATTTGAGTGGAAATCCTGTGTGCCACAAACCCAAGTACAGAGACAGGCTGATAACTGTGTGCAAATGCCTGA ACGAACTTGATGGGAAGGAAATTAATGAGTTGTCCAGGCAGTTCCTGATTAACTGGAAAGCGTCGAAAGACGCCAAGAAAAAACTGAAAGATGAAAGAATTATGACCGGCCAGATCACAGATCCCTTTACTG CAGACTTCCACATGGGCCCCCATCCTTCATCCAAATATAACTACGCCAACATCCTGGGAAAGAGGAATCCTCCGGGGTGTGGGAGACCCAGCAGGAAGGTCCGCTCAGAACACTCACAACTGGACAGCGCAGCAATGAG gCCACGGAATGTGAAGATCCCAGTGAGTGCGGGGCTGCTTAGTGATGTGGCCGACAATGCTAAAGTCTGCGGCCTGTGA
- the LOC115150860 gene encoding transcription factor 24-like produces the protein MVGRQTIRMDSGNGPVTVMDESPTSSPSSSPDMLTTDSRRPEALQLSRVVQAGGLCGRGRPAATNAARERSRVQTLRSAFLELQRTLPSVPPDTKLSKLDVLILATTYIAHLTQTLQEEGMDEGDSTRQTEALRSLKGDGYLHPVKKWPMRSRLYVGASGQFLNNSKQTENRGASSSTSQT, from the exons ATGGTTGGAAGACAGACGATCCGCATGGATAGTGGAAATGGCCCAGTGACAGTTATGGATGAGAGTCCCACatccagccccagctccagtcctgACATGCTGACCACCGACAGTCGGCGTCCGGAGGCCCTGCAGCTCTCCAGGGTGGTCCAGGCCGGTGGGCTCTGTGGCAGAGGACGGCCGGCAGCAACCAACGCAGCGCGGGAGAGGAGTCGAGTGCAGACCCTGAGAAGCGCGTTCCTGGAGCTACAGAGGACTCTGCCGTCGGTGCCACCTGACACCAAACTGTCCAAGCTCGACGTGTTGATTTTGGCCACCACGTACATTGCCCATCTGACTCAGACCTTGCAAGAGGAAGGGATGGATGAGGGAGACAGCACTAGACAAACAGAGGCCTTACGCTCGCTGAAAGGTGATGGTTACCTGCACCCTGTGAAA AAGTGGCCGATGCGATCCCGGTTATACGTCGGCGCCAGCGGTCAGTTTCTGAACAATTCAAAACAGACAGAAAATCGAGGTGCATCATCTTCAACCTCACAGACATAA
- the LOC115150846 gene encoding protein phosphatase 1 regulatory subunit 42 isoform X4, which translates to MCRNLTVLYLYDNQISQICNLGFASNLTHLYMQNNNITHIDNLSSLQKLSKLYLGGNSITVVERLEELGELKELHMEGQRLPSGEKLLFDPRTLLSLAESLGVLNINKNNIDDVRDLAILKKLTHFFAADNQLQDMQDLELVFSQWPQLHRMDLSGNPVCHKPKYRDRLITVCKCLNELDGKEINELSRQFLINWKASKDAKKKLKDERIMTGQITDPFTADFHMGPHPSSKYNYANILGKRNPPGCGRPSRKVRSEHSQLDSAAMRPRNVKIPVSAGLLSDVADNAKVCGL; encoded by the exons ATGTGCAGAAACCTCACAGTCCTCTATCTGTACGACAATCAGATTAGCCAGATCTGCAACCTGGGTTTTGCCTCCAACCTCACTCACCTATACATGCAGAACAACAACATCACTCATATAGATAACCTCTCCAGCCTGCAGAAGCTCTCCAAACT GTACCTGGGGGGAAACAGCATCACGGTGGTGGAGAGGTTAGAGGAGCTGGGGGAGCTAAAGGAGCTCCACATGGAGGGCCAGAGACTCCCCAGTGGAGAGAAGCTGCTCTTTGACCCCAGgactctcctctccctcgct GAATCTCTAGGTGTCTTGAATATCAATAAGAACAACATAGATGATGTCAGAGATCTCGCCATTCTAAAGAAACTCACACATTTCTTTGCTGCTGACAACCAGCTACAGGACATGCAG GACTTAGAGTTGGTGTTCAGCCAATGGCCTCAGCTGCATCGAATGGATTTGAGTGGAAATCCTGTGTGCCACAAACCCAAGTACAGAGACAGGCTGATAACTGTGTGCAAATGCCTGA ACGAACTTGATGGGAAGGAAATTAATGAGTTGTCCAGGCAGTTCCTGATTAACTGGAAAGCGTCGAAAGACGCCAAGAAAAAACTGAAAGATGAAAGAATTATGACCGGCCAGATCACAGATCCCTTTACTG CAGACTTCCACATGGGCCCCCATCCTTCATCCAAATATAACTACGCCAACATCCTGGGAAAGAGGAATCCTCCGGGGTGTGGGAGACCCAGCAGGAAGGTCCGCTCAGAACACTCACAACTGGACAGCGCAGCAATGAG gCCACGGAATGTGAAGATCCCAGTGAGTGCGGGGCTGCTTAGTGATGTGGCCGACAATGCTAAAGTCTGCGGCCTGTGA